One Citrus sinensis cultivar Valencia sweet orange chromosome 5, DVS_A1.0, whole genome shotgun sequence genomic window, CGCCATTCTGGTAACGATGATTGTTAATTCTTAAATCTACGACACAAGGACATAAACTTCACATATGCTACATATTGTGCAGTTATAAATTCCGAATACAGTATCACAATCTTACATTTGCATTCATATTATcacttaaaaacaaaacaaaaagaaaacattataCATAACAGTTCGCAATCACCTCCGTGGCTCCATGGATCAAAGCAATCACATGACGTCACTTCAGGGACCCTTTTAACGTAAATGACAAAAGGTTATcatatttcatgaaaaaataaaaatttaaggacctaaatgtaataaattgtaaaaaaataaaaatcgcTTATAAATTTCAAGCAACGCGCGAGTGAAAGGAGATGAGAGGGGAGATGGCAACGAAATCAGAGAAGGAGATACCAAAGATCGTGTGGAACGAGAGCAAGCGGAGGTTCGAAACGGAAGACAAAGAAGCTTACGTTGAATATGTGGTAagagaaaatggaaaagtGATGGACTTGGTTCACACATACGTGCCAAGTTCAAAAAGAGGCTTAGGCTTGGCTTCTCATCTCTGTCGTGCTGCCTTCAATCATGCCAAATCTCACTCCATGTCCATCATCCCCACTTGCTCTTACGTCTCTGTAagcttcttcttttctctcttttccttcCCGGGtctcttttcatttcttccttttcttcatggttttttttttttttaatttgttggtGGGGTTACTTGATTACGaatgaatttttgtttaaaattgattgtggtctgattgaattttatatttctacttTTTCGTTTACCATTTCTTTGATCGTTCTGATTCTTAGAGGATGAATTATACAACTCTCTTTAGGCTTGATTcttgtttgaaatttgggGCTCTGTATCCATTGTGTTGAATAGCTCTGTTACTCAGgttcatttttattaactatGCAACAAGGTTTGAATTATTTCAAGGAATTTGCTCCACAATAAACAAATGTTTGTATTTAGAAAGGAATAAAATGCTTTTGATAGCATTTTACACCAATCTTTTCAGTTCCCAAATCATTTTAGTATTATGACTTTGCTGGTATGATTGGTGGACTGATTGTGCAAATCCTGAATATAGAATGAATGGTGAATTTTTCGACTTATAAAGTGGAGTGGTTCTTATACCTACTTATCATCAATTAGAACGGAAACTTTAGGACAGACATTGAAGCTGGATATCATAAATTTGATTCTTactttctcaaaattttgCTTTCCTCTTCTTTAAAGAGAGTGCATGCCCATAAATGGTTTTTTGGATGTTCTAAGCCGAGCTTGATGAACATGTCCTGAATTGTCATGTTATAAATTTTCCATATGTCATTGTATTTTACTCGTTGGAAGCCACCATTGTGTAAGTCCCATGTGTATCCAAGTAATATGGTTGCCTGAATTTTTCTTCTCCTATTATGCTTTAGTGGATTAAGCAGCTAGGTTTACCTTGAGTGTATCTGCTCATGCAAGTTGATGATCTTGGGGTAGTGATTTGTGTCTAGTATTAAGCCTCAAAATCCTTCACATTTTGAGTTGCCTGcatatttgtgtgctttaatTGCCTGGAAGTAGAATGAACTTACATAATCATTTGGGTAACAGAACACTGcatgtcatcatcatcatcattattattatttcataagCTGAATTGTTTCATTACTATGAATCATTACTTTGAAAATCAAGCTTCATCACTGCACCCACTGCTCGGTTGAGCTAATGTCTGTTcgctttctttttccttttttttttaattattattattttatttttacaggACACTTATCTTCCTCGGAATCCAACCTGGAATTCTATCATATACTCAGAAGATCCCAGATCTAGCATATAAATGTCGCCATCTTTAACTTTTCAGGTGCCTGTGTAATTGTTTGTGATCCAAGTGAAGGTTCTGTTCTCTTATCTCTCAGGCTCACACTATTGAGGCCTATAATTATTGCAGATACAGAATAGCCATTTTCCTTTGCCTATTGCAAATAATATGCACTCACTGTATTTAAAAAAGTGCACATCCCTGTGATATCATAATTTATGTTGGGTTGCCATTTGCTCTCAAACTTTTGCCACACCCAATTTGGCTTGTTTTGCCTTCCATGGCAGGCTTACGCTAAGCTTTTGAAGTCATATATACCTTATCGTCCATATGTGAATAATTACCAAATTCCTTTGATCTTATGCAGATCAgatataatcttttttaaaaatgcatGTGTTAcaaattttggattggatttgaaagaaaagggCCACTGGTCTTTTTGGGGGTCATTGATTGGCACGTTTAAATACGAATTCACGGCTTCTGTTTTCCTTGCGCGGCATTCCCTTAATCATGGTAATCTCGGCAAGTAGTGAGTAGTGACCATTGAACGAACTTATACATAAAATGGATTAAATACAATATATTCCATAGCAAAAGTATCGCCAGCAGCAAGGCAAACAAGATAGAGCACAACTACACTCACAGATCGGTCATGTTCCATTACAGGAGTTTCAAAGTCAAAAAGCTTCTTGAACaactgcatttttttttttttttgggctcaCATTGGTAAAATATGATACAGTGATACAATAATTCCAGCTGCTGGGTGGATACATTTAATATTTACAGCAATGCAATACTCCGATGCTTCAAGTATCAGCCAGGTACATAATAATCCATCTTTTCCACGGGTAGGTTCAAAACTGATGTTTCAACctatataaaaaagaaacaagggACCAACATTAATGATGAAAGTTCGATAAATGGTAGTCTGATTTATACTATAGTTAATTTACACTTTTCCCTATCAAGCAGAAAATCTCAGAGGAACAGCTATTCACTGACTTCGTTATGGTTCAAATATGCTTATAATTCTTGACTTAGTTGCAAAATCTCAGGTGTAGCGTGTTGGACCGTTGGTCTCATTTCTCAACCCAGGACTTCAACAAATTTCCCTTCCATGCAGGAATCCCACCCAAATCACATCAAGATATCAACCCCTTTCACACACTGAACCACCACCCTGACCCAACTCATGTCTTATAGTAATTCGTGACCGACTGTGCACACATACTTGACatgtaaaatgtaaatttaagCACAGACTTTTCATGCCTTGAGGCTCACACCCACACTGAAGGTGAATTAAAAGCCTGGGCATACAACTGCccttaagaaaacaaattatgat contains:
- the LOC102607816 gene encoding acetyltransferase At1g77540 — protein: MRGEMATKSEKEIPKIVWNESKRRFETEDKEAYVEYVVRENGKVMDLVHTYVPSSKRGLGLASHLCRAAFNHAKSHSMSIIPTCSYVSDTYLPRNPTWNSIIYSEDPRSSI